A DNA window from Coffea arabica cultivar ET-39 chromosome 6c, Coffea Arabica ET-39 HiFi, whole genome shotgun sequence contains the following coding sequences:
- the LOC113693379 gene encoding rust resistance kinase Lr10-like — protein sequence MTQTDSAEIIRIRDFSATQSNSWRVKYLEVVWSQYRIGGIRSGDFEPCLLPKEIVILWNRRHLSMYDTMEEFLQTNNGLVPITYSYKEIKAMTNNFKEKLGEGGYGSVYKGRLRSVHLAAVKMLNKSKANGQEFIDEVATIERIHHVNVARLVGFCVIASKGALVYDYMSNGSLDKLIFSDGPDGSPLSWKQACEIAKGVARGIDYLHQGCNMQILHFDIKPHNILLDENFVPKVSDFGLAKLYPMQKSVSTLTTVRGILGYMAPELFYKRVGRVSHKANVYSYGMLLMEMAGR from the exons ATGACTCAAACCGACTCGGCCGAGATTATTCGTATCAGAGATTTCTCGGCGACTCAATCGAATTCTTGGCGAGTCAAGTATCTCGAAGTCGTCTGGTCCCAATATCGTATCGGAGGAATCCGGTCCGGTGACTTTGAACCATGTTTACTCCCCAAAGAAATCGTCATTCT GTGGAATCGGAGGCATTTATCAATGTATGATACAATGGAAGAATTCCTACAAACGAACAATGGCCTTGTGCCAATTACGTActcatacaaagaaataaaggcAATGACCAACAATTTTAAGGAGAAATTAGGTGAAGGCGGCTATGGTTCAGTATACAAAGGAAGACTGCGAAGTGTTCATTTAGCTGCTGTGAAGATGCTAAACAAATCAAAAGCTAATGGACAAGAATTCATAGATGAAGTTGCAACAATTGAAAGAATTCACCATGTGAACGTGGCTCGACTAGTGGGATTTTGTGTGATCGCCTCAAAGGGTGCTCTAGTCTATGATTACATGTCAAATGGCTCCCTAGATAAGTTAATTTTCTCAGATGGTCCAGATGGTTCTCCATTAAGTTGGAAGCAAGCTTGTGAGATTGCAAAGGGTGTTGCTCGTGGGATTGACTACTTGCATCAAGGCTGTAACATGCAAATTCTGCATTTTGACATTAAACCGCACAACATCTTACTCGACGAGAACTTTGTTCCAAAAGTTTCGGACTTTGGACTTGCAAAACTTTACCCGATGCAGAAGAGTGTTTCAACTCTTACTACTGTGAGAGGAATATTAGGTTACATGGCTCCAGAATTGTTCTACAAAAGGGTTGGAAGAGTCTCGCATAAGGCGAACGTTTACAGCTATGGAATGTTACTAATGGAGATGGCAGGAAGGTGA